In Bacillus sp. DX3.1, the following proteins share a genomic window:
- the mscL gene encoding large conductance mechanosensitive channel protein MscL, translating into MWNEFKKFALKGNVVDLAVGVVIGGAFGKIVTSLVNDVIMPLIGILLGGVDFKGLSYPVGKATLKYGAFIQTVFDFFIIAFSIFMFIKLFNKLSFKKEEEKAEEVPEPTKEEVLLGEIRDLLKQQNASKDNA; encoded by the coding sequence ATGTGGAACGAGTTTAAAAAGTTCGCCTTAAAAGGGAATGTTGTTGATTTAGCTGTCGGGGTTGTAATCGGTGGTGCATTTGGTAAAATTGTTACTTCATTAGTAAATGATGTTATTATGCCATTGATCGGAATTTTACTAGGTGGCGTTGATTTCAAAGGTCTATCCTACCCTGTGGGGAAAGCAACATTAAAATACGGTGCGTTCATTCAAACCGTTTTTGACTTCTTTATTATCGCCTTCTCTATCTTCATGTTCATTAAGCTCTTCAACAAGCTATCATTCAAAAAAGAAGAAGAAAAAGCAGAAGAAGTTCCAGAACCAACAAAAGAGGAAGTACTTCTTGGCGAAATTCGCGACCTATTGAAGCAACAAAATGCATCAAAAGACAACGCATAA
- a CDS encoding DUF3917 domain-containing protein has protein sequence MIVLWMITLCMTAFFAYMTLIQSGLKRFIPGSILAGIALITYVASIFIENISVGWSASFVFFSITSFAGAIVVLMVAGIIMFIHMNSETL, from the coding sequence ATGATCGTTCTTTGGATGATTACGCTTTGTATGACAGCTTTTTTTGCATATATGACGTTAATACAAAGTGGCCTAAAGCGCTTTATTCCAGGAAGTATTCTTGCAGGAATTGCCCTTATCACATATGTAGCTTCTATTTTTATTGAAAATATTTCAGTAGGTTGGAGCGCAAGTTTTGTATTTTTTTCGATTACATCGTTTGCAGGTGCAATAGTGGTTTTAATGGTTGCTGGTATTATAATGTTTATTCATATGAATTCGGAAACATTATAA
- a CDS encoding DUF5105 domain-containing protein yields the protein MQMKKFMGVCLATLLTVGFVSGCNSSKSSTEAKESKKSKESKVYEVGDTAKSKNLELELESAAFVLPEQYSKPSNEKILKVEVSLKNIGDKTIQIMPSDFSLYENDEKMKTFYMGDQDLLKSGDVDKGKKVSGTIYYDVDEASSYELVYKKYSIDPKKDKEEKVSFKIQGKELAKKSKELQKPAEALTAYLNAAYYNKDVEKINDLTGEEGAQFVRDVEDGFKQSTARTYSNQLDEQALINYYNVIKIAFQQNVKFETKVLSTRDDKAQVELKAKPLMLSELEPRIESEGRMIASQNPNISQDELEKRLFDYLIRLIPEAKTSGTEEIVTIDMIKFGKNQWRLDTNSADEIMKVFVK from the coding sequence ATGCAAATGAAAAAGTTCATGGGTGTTTGTCTTGCAACTCTTCTTACAGTAGGTTTTGTAAGCGGGTGCAATTCATCAAAAAGTTCGACAGAAGCAAAAGAATCAAAGAAATCAAAAGAATCAAAAGTATATGAAGTAGGTGACACTGCAAAATCAAAAAATCTTGAACTTGAATTAGAAAGTGCAGCGTTTGTGTTACCAGAACAATATTCAAAACCATCAAACGAAAAAATTCTAAAAGTTGAAGTGAGTTTAAAAAATATAGGTGATAAGACAATTCAAATAATGCCATCTGATTTTTCACTGTATGAAAATGATGAAAAAATGAAAACTTTTTACATGGGTGATCAAGATTTGTTAAAATCAGGTGATGTGGATAAAGGGAAAAAAGTATCAGGAACAATTTATTATGATGTAGACGAAGCTTCTTCTTATGAATTAGTTTACAAAAAATACAGTATTGATCCGAAAAAAGATAAAGAAGAGAAGGTTTCCTTTAAAATTCAAGGAAAAGAATTAGCGAAAAAATCAAAAGAGTTACAAAAACCTGCTGAGGCTCTAACTGCATATTTAAATGCTGCCTATTATAATAAAGACGTTGAAAAAATTAATGATTTGACAGGTGAAGAAGGTGCTCAATTTGTTCGTGATGTAGAAGATGGTTTTAAACAATCAACTGCACGAACATATAGCAATCAACTTGATGAACAAGCACTTATAAATTACTATAATGTTATAAAAATAGCATTTCAGCAAAATGTAAAATTTGAAACGAAAGTATTATCTACGAGAGATGATAAAGCACAGGTGGAATTAAAAGCTAAACCACTTATGCTAAGTGAGTTGGAACCTAGAATTGAAAGCGAAGGTAGAATGATTGCAAGTCAAAATCCAAATATTAGCCAAGATGAATTAGAAAAACGTTTATTTGATTATTTAATAAGATTAATACCAGAAGCAAAAACTTCAGGTACCGAAGAAATAGTAACGATTGACATGATCAAATTCGGGAAAAATCAATGGCGTTTGGATACAAATTCAGCAGATGAGATAATGAAAGTATTTGTTAAATAG
- the ccpA gene encoding catabolite control protein A: MNVTIYDVAREANVSMATVSRVVNGNPNVKPTTRKKVLEAIEQLGYRPNAVARGLASKKTTTVGVIIPDISNTFYAELARGIEDIATMYKYNIILSNSDQNKEKEFHLLNTMLGKQVDGIVFMGEDITDIHVEEFKKSPVPIVLAASFDEKNETSSVNIDYAQAAYDAMKHFLDQGQTRIGFVSGPYVDKAGSAKKLQGYKKALEEAGIAYDESLVIDGDYTYDSGIEAFEKLWELDQKPTAIFVSSDEMALGVIHAAQDAGLNVPEDIEVLGFDNTRLAIMVRPQLSTVVQPMYDIGAVAMRLLTKYMNKENVEDHTVILPHRIQFRSSTK, encoded by the coding sequence ATGAACGTAACAATCTATGATGTAGCGCGCGAAGCAAATGTCTCAATGGCAACCGTATCACGTGTTGTAAACGGTAACCCAAACGTAAAGCCTACAACAAGAAAGAAAGTATTAGAAGCAATTGAACAACTAGGCTATCGCCCAAATGCAGTTGCACGTGGACTTGCAAGTAAAAAGACAACAACAGTGGGTGTTATTATTCCAGATATCTCTAATACGTTTTATGCAGAACTTGCACGTGGGATTGAAGATATTGCAACAATGTACAAATATAACATCATTTTAAGTAACTCTGACCAAAACAAAGAAAAAGAATTTCACTTATTAAATACAATGCTTGGTAAACAAGTGGACGGTATTGTATTTATGGGAGAAGATATTACAGATATTCATGTAGAAGAGTTTAAAAAGTCTCCTGTACCAATCGTACTTGCAGCATCATTTGATGAGAAAAATGAAACCTCGTCTGTAAATATTGATTATGCGCAAGCTGCATACGATGCAATGAAGCATTTCTTAGATCAAGGTCAAACACGTATTGGTTTCGTTTCAGGTCCTTATGTGGATAAAGCAGGAAGTGCAAAAAAATTACAAGGCTACAAAAAAGCGTTAGAAGAAGCTGGCATCGCATATGATGAATCTCTTGTAATCGATGGAGATTACACATATGATTCAGGTATAGAAGCATTTGAAAAGCTATGGGAACTTGATCAAAAACCAACAGCAATCTTTGTATCTTCAGATGAAATGGCATTAGGTGTCATCCATGCTGCACAAGATGCTGGATTAAATGTACCGGAAGATATAGAAGTATTGGGCTTTGACAATACTCGCCTTGCAATCATGGTTCGTCCGCAGCTTTCTACAGTTGTACAACCAATGTATGATATCGGAGCGGTAGCAATGCGCTTATTAACAAAATATATGAACAAAGAAAACGTAGAAGATCATACGGTTATTTTACCTCACCGTATTCAATTTAGAAGTTCAACAAAGTAG
- a CDS encoding bifunctional 3-deoxy-7-phosphoheptulonate synthase/chorismate mutase: protein MASQELDRLRSQIDEINMKMLELLNERGRLVQEVGKLKEVQGVKRFDPVRERKMLDLIAEKNNGPFETSTLQHIFKQIFKTGLELQEDDHRKALLVSRKKKSEDTIVDIKGEKIGDGNPHFIMGPCAVESYEQVRQVAEAMKAQGLKLMRGGAFKPRTSPYDFQGLGLEGLKILRQVADEYDLAVISEILNPNDIEMALDYVDVIQIGARNMQNFELLKAAGSVKKPVLLKRGLSATIEEFMYAAEYIIAQGNSDIILCERGIRTYERATRNTLDISAVPILKKETHLPVIVDVTHSTGRRDLLLPTAKAAMAIGADAVMAEVHPDPAVALSDSAQQMDIPEFNEFMKELKAFRGR from the coding sequence ATGGCATCACAAGAGCTAGATCGCTTACGTTCTCAAATTGATGAGATTAACATGAAAATGTTAGAATTACTAAATGAACGAGGACGTCTTGTGCAAGAGGTCGGTAAATTAAAAGAAGTACAGGGTGTAAAACGATTTGATCCTGTACGCGAGCGTAAAATGCTTGATTTAATTGCGGAAAAGAATAACGGACCGTTTGAAACATCTACACTTCAACATATTTTTAAGCAAATTTTTAAAACTGGGTTAGAATTACAAGAAGATGATCATCGTAAAGCGCTTCTTGTTTCACGTAAGAAAAAGTCAGAAGATACGATTGTTGATATTAAAGGTGAAAAAATCGGTGATGGTAATCCACACTTTATTATGGGTCCATGTGCCGTAGAAAGTTACGAACAGGTGCGCCAAGTTGCAGAAGCGATGAAAGCACAAGGATTGAAGCTGATGCGCGGCGGTGCGTTTAAACCTCGTACATCACCATATGATTTCCAAGGTCTTGGACTAGAAGGTCTGAAAATTTTACGTCAAGTCGCTGATGAATATGATTTAGCGGTTATTAGTGAAATTTTAAATCCAAATGATATTGAGATGGCACTGGATTATGTTGATGTGATTCAAATCGGTGCTCGTAATATGCAAAACTTCGAACTGTTGAAAGCTGCTGGATCTGTGAAGAAACCAGTATTATTAAAACGCGGTTTATCAGCAACAATTGAAGAATTTATGTACGCGGCAGAATATATTATTGCCCAAGGAAACAGCGACATTATTTTATGTGAACGCGGCATTCGTACTTATGAAAGGGCAACGCGTAACACGCTAGACATTTCCGCTGTGCCGATTTTGAAGAAGGAAACACATTTACCTGTCATTGTGGATGTAACGCATTCTACGGGTCGACGCGACCTCTTATTACCAACTGCGAAAGCAGCGATGGCAATCGGGGCTGATGCGGTTATGGCTGAAGTACATCCAGACCCAGCTGTCGCATTATCTGATTCAGCACAACAAATGGATATTCCAGAGTTCAATGAGTTTATGAAAGAATTAAAAGCATTTCGCGGCAGATAA
- the ytxJ gene encoding bacillithiol system redox-active protein YtxJ, producing MSMIKVETIEQFEALLETKEPYILFKHSTTCPISQGAFTEFQAYCQDGQIAPAYYLYVQDARSVSNRIAEHFGIKHESPQVLYIKDGTVAWHTSHWKIKKQSLEENVK from the coding sequence ATGAGCATGATAAAAGTAGAAACGATTGAACAATTTGAAGCGTTATTAGAAACGAAAGAGCCTTATATTCTTTTTAAACATAGTACGACATGTCCAATTAGCCAAGGTGCTTTTACAGAGTTTCAAGCATATTGTCAGGACGGACAAATAGCTCCTGCTTATTATTTATACGTACAAGATGCGAGATCCGTTTCGAATCGTATTGCAGAGCACTTTGGAATTAAACATGAATCACCGCAAGTATTGTATATAAAAGATGGAACAGTCGCATGGCATACGTCCCATTGGAAGATTAAAAAGCAATCGTTAGAAGAGAATGTGAAGTAG
- a CDS encoding DUF948 domain-containing protein, which translates to MYNRRKYEKDKGSDEMQVLLYVSAAIIAVAFVVLVVYVCRTLLSVQKTLENVASTLEGLEKQMQGISVETEQLLHKTNALADDIQQKSQSLNKVVEGVDGIGTTIHSLNTKLRNVSDSVTNEIENNADKVAQVVQWSSAAIEVYNHFRANRQEKKIEKAEKKLEKAEKKEKRSRLPIRMRGE; encoded by the coding sequence TTGTATAATAGGAGAAAGTATGAAAAAGATAAAGGAAGTGATGAAATGCAAGTTCTTTTATACGTAAGTGCAGCCATTATTGCAGTTGCTTTTGTTGTATTGGTGGTGTATGTATGTAGAACGTTACTATCTGTTCAGAAGACATTGGAAAATGTTGCGAGTACACTGGAAGGATTAGAAAAGCAAATGCAAGGGATAAGCGTAGAGACGGAGCAATTATTACATAAGACGAACGCATTAGCTGACGATATTCAACAGAAATCTCAGTCGTTAAATAAAGTGGTAGAAGGTGTAGATGGAATTGGAACAACAATTCATTCTCTAAATACGAAACTTCGTAATGTATCAGATTCTGTTACAAATGAAATTGAGAACAATGCAGATAAAGTTGCACAAGTCGTGCAATGGAGTAGTGCAGCAATTGAAGTGTATAATCATTTTCGGGCTAATAGGCAAGAGAAGAAAATAGAAAAGGCTGAGAAAAAGCTGGAAAAAGCAGAGAAAAAAGAGAAGCGATCTAGGCTTCCAATTCGTATGAGAGGTGAGTAA
- a CDS encoding aminopeptidase — protein sequence MKDPRIETLAKNLINYSIRLQKGEKVLIENFGLQKELVTALVKEAYAAGGFPFVSLKDHQVDRSLLMGATEEHFEQIAAYEASVMKDMDAYIGLRSGDNINEQADVPSERMKIHGQTVGKKVHRDIRVPKTRWVVLRYPNASMAQLAKMSTEAFEDFYFEVCNLDYGKMDKAMDNLVELMNKTDKVRLAGPGTDLTFSIKDIPAIKCSGHLNIPDGEVYSAPVRDSVNGTVSYNTPSPYSGYTFENVQLTFKNGQIVEATANDTERINKIFDTDEGARYVGEFAIGVNPYILHPMGDILFDEKIDGSFHFTPGQAYDNAWNGNNSNIHWDLVCIQRPEYGGGEIYFDDVLIRKDGRFVVPELEALNPENLK from the coding sequence ATGAAAGACCCACGTATTGAAACATTAGCGAAAAATTTAATTAACTACTCAATCCGCTTACAAAAAGGCGAAAAAGTATTAATCGAAAACTTCGGTTTACAAAAAGAACTTGTAACAGCACTTGTAAAAGAAGCATATGCAGCTGGTGGTTTCCCATTCGTTTCATTAAAAGATCATCAAGTAGACCGCTCTTTATTGATGGGTGCAACAGAAGAACACTTCGAGCAAATCGCTGCCTATGAAGCAAGCGTAATGAAAGATATGGATGCTTATATCGGCCTTCGCTCTGGTGACAACATTAACGAACAAGCTGATGTTCCAAGTGAACGCATGAAAATTCATGGTCAAACAGTTGGTAAAAAAGTTCATAGAGACATCCGCGTTCCAAAAACTCGCTGGGTTGTTCTTCGCTACCCAAATGCATCTATGGCACAGCTTGCTAAAATGAGTACAGAAGCGTTTGAAGACTTCTACTTCGAAGTATGTAACTTAGATTACGGTAAAATGGATAAAGCAATGGATAACCTTGTTGAGCTGATGAACAAAACAGATAAAGTTCGTCTTGCTGGACCTGGAACTGACTTAACATTCTCTATTAAAGATATTCCAGCTATTAAATGCTCTGGTCATTTAAACATTCCAGATGGCGAAGTATATTCTGCACCAGTTCGCGATTCTGTTAACGGTACAGTATCTTACAACACGCCATCACCTTACAGCGGCTATACATTTGAAAACGTACAACTTACATTTAAAAATGGTCAAATCGTTGAAGCAACAGCAAACGATACAGAGCGCATTAATAAAATTTTCGATACAGATGAAGGCGCACGTTACGTTGGGGAATTCGCAATCGGCGTAAATCCATACATCTTACATCCAATGGGCGACATCCTATTTGATGAAAAAATCGATGGTAGCTTCCACTTCACACCTGGACAAGCTTACGACAATGCATGGAACGGCAACAACTCTAACATCCACTGGGATTTAGTATGTATCCAACGCCCTGAATACGGCGGCGGCGAAATTTACTTCGACGACGTATTAATCCGTAAAGATGGCCGTTTTGTTGTACCTGAATTAGAAGCGTTAAATCCTGAGAACTTAAAATAA
- a CDS encoding PH domain-containing protein, protein MNFSIQRSTPIMTVVSIMLILMIVLPIGMLITNKGSWGSALIGGTICLIVNVPLVWDVFIKKHTVGNGVLRYGILNDDIVLSDIRIVRQVGKSLEITTNQYKVHMIAIPKEKEKLLSLIQKANPHVKIDVKA, encoded by the coding sequence ATGAACTTTTCAATTCAAAGAAGCACACCAATTATGACTGTTGTGAGTATAATGCTGATTCTTATGATTGTTTTACCAATCGGAATGCTTATTACAAACAAAGGAAGTTGGGGATCAGCACTGATAGGAGGAACAATTTGTCTCATTGTAAATGTGCCGCTTGTTTGGGATGTTTTTATTAAGAAACATACAGTGGGAAACGGTGTATTGAGATATGGCATATTGAATGATGACATCGTATTATCTGATATAAGAATTGTACGCCAAGTTGGTAAATCACTTGAAATTACAACAAATCAATATAAAGTACATATGATTGCAATACCGAAAGAGAAAGAAAAGTTGTTGTCACTCATTCAAAAAGCGAATCCACATGTGAAAATAGATGTGAAGGCATAA
- a CDS encoding GNAT family N-acetyltransferase, protein MNNTICITPYESKYQFEVVDLIVHIQQKEYNVPITKEEQPDLLEIEQFYQRDNGNFWVTTHDGKVVGTIALLDIGNGQVALRKMFVKKEYRGKIWNTANLLLQTAISWAKEKGLEGIYLGTTLQFVAAHCFYEKNGFQSIRMEELPESFPVLQVDKKFYKYSV, encoded by the coding sequence ATGAACAATACTATTTGCATTACGCCATATGAAAGTAAGTACCAATTTGAAGTAGTCGATTTAATTGTTCATATTCAACAAAAGGAATATAATGTACCAATTACAAAGGAAGAGCAACCGGATTTACTAGAAATAGAGCAGTTTTATCAAAGGGATAACGGAAACTTTTGGGTGACAACGCATGATGGAAAAGTAGTTGGTACGATAGCCTTGTTGGATATTGGAAACGGGCAAGTAGCTCTGCGAAAGATGTTTGTGAAAAAAGAGTACCGGGGAAAGATATGGAATACCGCGAACCTTTTACTACAAACTGCAATCTCTTGGGCAAAAGAAAAAGGGTTAGAAGGAATCTATCTGGGAACAACATTACAGTTTGTGGCAGCGCATTGCTTCTATGAGAAGAATGGATTTCAGAGTATTAGGATGGAAGAGTTGCCAGAGAGTTTTCCAGTACTTCAGGTGGATAAGAAATTTTATAAGTACAGTGTGTGA
- a CDS encoding GNAT family protein has translation MFTLRVDDEIELQLLETHHKEELYQLVDQNREHLREWLPWVDFTKSADAYDEIFPMWLKQFAAGNGFEAGIRYKGKLVGMIGIHEVNWAKKATGLGYYLAEEAGGKGIMTRSVKAVLCYAFEELKLNKIEIHCGVENQKSRGIPERLGFKLDGIMRDGEWLYDHFHDVAVYSLLTSEWKEIR, from the coding sequence ATGTTCACACTTCGAGTCGATGATGAAATCGAGCTTCAATTATTAGAAACACATCATAAAGAAGAGTTGTATCAATTAGTAGATCAAAACCGAGAGCATTTAAGAGAATGGTTACCATGGGTGGATTTCACAAAATCAGCTGATGCATATGATGAAATTTTTCCGATGTGGCTGAAGCAATTTGCAGCTGGAAACGGCTTTGAAGCAGGTATACGGTATAAGGGGAAACTTGTTGGAATGATTGGTATCCATGAGGTGAACTGGGCTAAGAAAGCAACGGGTCTTGGATATTATCTCGCAGAAGAGGCAGGCGGAAAAGGCATTATGACGCGAAGTGTAAAAGCGGTGCTTTGCTATGCGTTTGAGGAATTAAAATTGAATAAAATAGAAATTCATTGCGGAGTAGAGAATCAGAAAAGCCGGGGAATTCCTGAGCGACTTGGTTTTAAATTAGATGGCATTATGCGTGACGGAGAATGGTTGTACGATCATTTTCATGATGTTGCAGTGTATAGTTTATTAACTTCAGAATGGAAGGAGATTCGATGA
- the murC gene encoding UDP-N-acetylmuramate--L-alanine ligase, translating into MTVYHFVGIKGTGMSSLAQILHDMKHTVQGSDFEKRFFTQAALEKRGISILPFDKNNIEEGQVVIAGNAFPDTHEEIVAAKELNIPVHRYHHFLGELMSKYTSVAVTGAHGKTSTTGLLAHVMQGAHPTSYLIGDGTGHGVENSKYFVFEACEYRRHFLSYYPDYAIMTNIDFDHPDYFADINDVFNAFQEMALQVKKGIIACGDDEELQKIQAKVPVIFYGFGEDNDFQARNIQKRTDGTVFDVFVRNTYYETFKITGYGNHSVLNALAVIALCHYEHIDVEAVKYQLTTFGGVKRRFNEKPMGEQVIIDDYAHHPTEINATIEAARQKYPEREIVAVFQPHTFSRTQKFLDEFAESLSKADQVYLCDIFGSARENKGELTIQDLQQRIDGAELITDTTTDVLKKYENGVLIFMGAGDIQKFEAAYVKEVKVAEK; encoded by the coding sequence ATGACAGTTTACCATTTTGTAGGAATTAAAGGAACAGGAATGAGTTCATTAGCACAAATTCTTCATGACATGAAGCACACTGTTCAAGGTTCTGATTTTGAAAAGCGTTTCTTTACACAAGCAGCGTTGGAAAAACGTGGAATTTCCATTCTTCCTTTTGACAAAAATAATATTGAAGAAGGACAAGTGGTTATCGCAGGAAACGCGTTTCCTGATACGCATGAAGAGATTGTAGCAGCAAAAGAATTAAATATCCCTGTACATCGTTACCATCATTTTTTAGGGGAACTTATGAGTAAGTATACAAGTGTTGCCGTAACAGGTGCACATGGAAAAACATCAACAACAGGTTTATTAGCTCATGTGATGCAAGGTGCACACCCAACATCCTATCTTATTGGAGATGGAACAGGGCATGGGGTAGAAAATAGTAAGTATTTTGTGTTTGAAGCATGTGAATACCGTCGTCATTTCTTGTCGTACTATCCAGACTATGCAATTATGACAAATATTGATTTTGATCACCCAGATTACTTTGCAGACATTAATGATGTATTTAATGCGTTCCAAGAGATGGCATTGCAAGTGAAAAAGGGAATTATTGCATGTGGTGATGATGAAGAACTTCAAAAAATTCAAGCGAAAGTACCTGTTATTTTCTATGGTTTTGGTGAAGATAACGATTTCCAAGCACGTAACATTCAAAAGAGAACAGATGGTACCGTGTTTGATGTATTCGTTCGTAACACGTATTATGAAACATTTAAAATTACAGGTTACGGCAATCATAGCGTACTAAATGCATTAGCGGTTATTGCCCTTTGTCATTATGAACACATTGATGTCGAAGCAGTAAAATATCAGTTAACAACCTTTGGAGGCGTAAAGCGTCGCTTTAATGAGAAACCGATGGGAGAACAAGTCATCATTGATGATTATGCACACCATCCAACAGAAATTAATGCGACGATTGAGGCTGCTCGTCAAAAATATCCAGAGCGTGAAATTGTCGCTGTATTCCAGCCTCATACATTCTCACGTACGCAAAAATTCTTAGATGAGTTTGCAGAAAGCCTAAGCAAAGCTGACCAAGTATACTTATGTGATATTTTTGGATCAGCACGTGAAAATAAAGGTGAATTAACAATTCAAGACCTGCAGCAGCGTATTGACGGTGCAGAATTGATTACAGATACAACGACAGATGTATTAAAGAAATATGAAAACGGCGTTCTTATTTTCATGGGTGCTGGTGACATTCAAAAATTCGAAGCTGCTTACGTGAAAGAAGTGAAAGTGGCGGAGAAGTAA
- a CDS encoding nicotinate phosphoribosyltransferase, protein MKEIELKLQGEINRLTNKTFKFDERVGEGWFSAVYFLKTRDIIQEFRPNSFVTMQFFQKEHAVLCGTDEVLALLQTFAEHPEELEIHSLKDGDKVSPFETVLTIQGPYEYFGFLEGVIDGILGRRTSVATNVYNVVQAARSGEKEKPVIFMGDRDDHYTQQAGDGYAAYIGGMSAQATHAMNEWWGRSGMGTMPHALIQMFNGDVVEAAKAYYKKFPEDDLVVLIDYNNDVITDALRVAREFGSELKGVRVDTSRTMIDQHFIRHPEVLGTFDPRGVNPSLIFALRKALDEEGYQHVNIVVSGGFDEKRIRDFEAQNVPVDIYGVGSSLLKMNIGFTGDNVELNGKPEAKAGRKYRPNPRLERVQLQKSKNME, encoded by the coding sequence ATGAAAGAAATAGAATTAAAATTACAAGGTGAAATCAATCGACTAACAAATAAAACATTTAAATTTGATGAACGAGTGGGAGAAGGTTGGTTTTCTGCCGTTTACTTTTTAAAAACTCGTGATATTATTCAAGAATTTCGCCCAAACAGCTTTGTGACGATGCAATTTTTCCAGAAAGAGCATGCGGTACTTTGTGGAACAGATGAAGTATTAGCACTCTTACAAACATTTGCGGAACATCCGGAAGAGTTGGAAATTCACTCTTTAAAGGATGGCGATAAAGTCAGTCCATTTGAAACGGTTTTAACAATTCAAGGACCGTATGAATATTTCGGATTTTTAGAAGGTGTAATTGATGGGATTTTAGGTCGTCGTACATCTGTTGCAACGAATGTATATAATGTTGTACAAGCAGCACGTAGCGGTGAAAAAGAAAAACCAGTTATTTTCATGGGTGACCGTGATGATCACTATACACAGCAAGCTGGCGATGGCTATGCGGCTTATATTGGTGGTATGAGTGCACAAGCAACGCATGCGATGAATGAATGGTGGGGCAGAAGTGGAATGGGGACAATGCCTCACGCACTAATTCAAATGTTTAATGGGGACGTTGTAGAAGCTGCAAAAGCATACTATAAAAAGTTCCCAGAAGATGATTTAGTTGTACTCATTGATTATAACAATGATGTCATTACGGACGCGCTTCGAGTTGCACGTGAATTTGGATCGGAATTAAAGGGTGTGCGTGTCGATACGTCCCGTACGATGATAGATCAACACTTTATTCGTCATCCAGAAGTGCTTGGAACATTTGATCCACGTGGTGTAAACCCATCATTAATTTTTGCACTTCGCAAGGCGCTTGATGAAGAAGGATACCAGCATGTGAATATTGTTGTAAGTGGCGGATTTGATGAAAAACGTATTCGTGATTTTGAAGCGCAAAATGTTCCTGTAGATATATATGGAGTAGGAAGCAGCTTATTAAAAATGAATATTGGCTTTACTGGCGATAATGTGGAGTTAAATGGGAAACCAGAAGCGAAAGCTGGCCGTAAGTATCGTCCAAATCCACGTTTGGAACGCGTTCAATTGCAAAAAAGTAAAAACATGGAATGA